Proteins encoded in a region of the Sporocytophaga myxococcoides DSM 11118 genome:
- a CDS encoding pyridoxamine 5'-phosphate oxidase family protein, with amino-acid sequence MVTCKKYTELHDMIKDIKIAMLTTVESNGCLRSVPMTTMQTECEGLVWFFTNFDSQKVEDIRINSCINVTYSDVHKNVFVSVTGKAEVVKDPLKMQELWKPVLTAYFPDGLEDPDLGLLKVSIDEAEYWDSRTGKMIQVWEMSKDAVK; translated from the coding sequence ATGGTGACGTGTAAAAAATATACGGAATTGCATGATATGATCAAGGATATCAAAATTGCAATGTTAACAACTGTTGAAAGCAACGGATGTCTGAGAAGTGTTCCTATGACTACCATGCAAACTGAGTGTGAGGGATTGGTTTGGTTCTTTACAAACTTTGATTCTCAAAAGGTTGAGGATATAAGAATAAATAGCTGCATCAATGTTACATATTCAGATGTTCATAAGAATGTCTTTGTTTCTGTAACCGGTAAAGCGGAAGTTGTTAAAGATCCGCTTAAAATGCAGGAACTTTGGAAGCCCGTTCTCACAGCTTATTTTCCTGATGGCCTTGAAGATCCTGATTTGGGACTTCTTAAAGTATCTATAGATGAAGCTGAATATTGGGATTCAAGAACAGGAAAAATGATCCAGGTTTGGGAAATGAGCAAGGATGCTGTTAAATAA
- a CDS encoding ComEA family DNA-binding protein, with translation MIRTATFCIILLGVSTLSFAQDEIPEVMLNELTPAASEDEQEAIFNNIIDIFQEPLDLNKAEWEDLQKLNLLSEQQIEGILRHKIMTGRYESIYELQVIEELDLFTIKKILPFVTVISSDNSWNGLLERIYKNPVDFIIKYERSPENKKGYSSYASESTKYLGKPYKTYIRIKSSKAKDFSIGLIAEKDPGEIYKWNPDKNYYLFDFASCHFGVYNKGKLKSLIVGDYKLQAGQGLVFGSGYYLGKNAEAISGIKRAGSGILPNTSVTESGFLRGTAASFTFKRITVTGFYSSINKDASINTAESDSLADEYFSTVYTTGYHRTTSEIDKKAAINQRDAGFIVTFQNKIQNLNIGLNFINSHFSKSFEKNASIYNSFDFRGQDNTCYGIEAGYRFYNVSMFSEAAFSGGGGKALVGGVLASLHKKIDFLFLIRRYDKNFYSFYGRAFGENTTNKNETGLYWGIKITPNKKYSLSAYFDTYTFPWLKYRTYEPSRGNDFNIRFSYQPSKTTLAYIQIRKAIQEQNSSGTYNITYATETSVSEMRTLGLDFKANELISLSTKIIQTKSRKNNLNTDGYFLIQDINVHLRVIKFSLRYALSDAENYDNRAYVFEKDVLMGYTLPAYYGKGSRAYLVLHGKLLKHLGYWIKYGYYIYPFMDMTGTGSEESQGNIRSEIKIQLRYTLG, from the coding sequence ATGATACGAACTGCAACTTTTTGTATCATTTTACTTGGGGTATCCACCCTCTCTTTTGCACAAGATGAAATTCCTGAAGTAATGCTGAATGAACTTACTCCTGCGGCCAGTGAAGATGAACAAGAAGCCATATTCAATAATATTATAGACATCTTTCAGGAACCGTTAGACCTTAATAAAGCGGAATGGGAAGACTTGCAAAAGCTTAACCTTCTTTCGGAGCAACAAATTGAGGGAATATTGCGGCACAAAATCATGACAGGTAGATATGAATCTATATATGAATTGCAGGTCATTGAGGAACTGGATCTTTTTACCATTAAAAAAATATTGCCTTTTGTTACCGTTATCTCTTCTGACAACTCATGGAACGGCTTATTGGAAAGAATTTACAAGAACCCTGTAGATTTTATAATTAAATATGAAAGAAGTCCGGAAAATAAAAAAGGCTATTCATCTTATGCATCAGAAAGTACAAAGTATCTTGGAAAGCCTTATAAAACCTACATCAGAATAAAGTCTTCAAAGGCTAAAGATTTCAGCATAGGCTTGATTGCAGAAAAAGATCCTGGAGAAATATACAAATGGAATCCGGATAAAAACTACTACCTGTTTGATTTTGCATCCTGTCATTTCGGGGTATATAATAAAGGAAAACTGAAATCATTAATTGTAGGCGATTATAAGTTACAGGCAGGACAAGGATTAGTGTTCGGTTCAGGATATTATCTTGGTAAAAATGCTGAAGCCATATCTGGAATTAAAAGGGCAGGTTCAGGAATATTACCCAATACTTCAGTTACGGAGAGCGGCTTTCTCAGAGGAACAGCCGCAAGCTTTACTTTTAAAAGGATAACAGTCACAGGATTTTATTCTTCAATCAATAAAGACGCATCTATCAATACTGCAGAGTCTGACTCATTAGCTGATGAATATTTTTCTACAGTATATACAACAGGATATCATAGAACGACAAGCGAGATTGATAAAAAAGCTGCAATCAACCAAAGAGATGCAGGTTTTATTGTAACGTTCCAAAACAAGATTCAAAACCTCAACATAGGTTTGAATTTCATCAATTCTCATTTTAGTAAATCATTTGAGAAAAACGCTAGCATCTATAATAGCTTTGATTTCAGAGGACAGGACAACACCTGCTATGGCATTGAAGCAGGTTATAGGTTTTACAATGTATCTATGTTTTCAGAAGCAGCATTCTCCGGTGGAGGCGGAAAAGCATTGGTCGGAGGAGTACTTGCCAGCCTGCACAAAAAGATTGACTTTTTATTTCTCATAAGAAGGTATGATAAAAACTTTTATTCCTTTTATGGAAGAGCATTTGGAGAAAACACAACAAATAAAAATGAAACAGGACTTTATTGGGGAATCAAAATTACTCCTAACAAAAAATATAGTCTATCGGCATATTTCGACACATACACCTTTCCTTGGTTAAAGTACAGAACTTATGAACCAAGCCGTGGCAACGACTTTAACATACGCTTTAGTTATCAACCCTCAAAGACCACTCTCGCTTATATTCAAATACGTAAGGCTATTCAGGAGCAAAATTCTTCCGGAACCTATAATATTACTTACGCAACAGAAACAAGCGTCTCCGAAATGCGCACTCTAGGTCTTGACTTTAAGGCAAACGAACTAATTTCTCTTTCAACAAAAATCATTCAGACAAAATCCAGAAAAAACAATCTGAATACTGATGGGTATTTTCTCATCCAGGATATAAACGTTCATTTAAGGGTTATAAAATTTTCCCTGCGATATGCCTTGTCGGATGCGGAGAACTATGATAACCGGGCATATGTTTTTGAGAAAGATGTATTAATGGGATATACTCTTCCTGCCTATTACGGTAAGGGTTCCAGAGCATACCTTGTTTTACATGGAAAGTTATTGAAACATTTAGGCTATTGGATAAAATATGGTTATTACATTTATCCATTTATGGACATGACCGGTACAGGATCGGAAGAATCGCAAGGTAACATCAGATCTGAAATAAAAATTCAGTTAAGATATACCTTGGGATGA
- a CDS encoding metallophosphoesterase, translating into MRNRNLSFLSIVLIIFLVIDAYVFQGVRVLVHSYTPLIKKLIYAFYWGFTLFTLAGLLYFAASPEKWTRLMKVVYFGSVVTVYFTKFIYFIFLVLDDIIRLFRWVFQKVSLLFNHQPLASGAEINRSDFLLKAGLAVAAVPFFGMLYGIVFGAHDYRVKRIKVKLKNLPSSFEGLRIAHISDIHSGSFYNKSAVKRGVKLLMDQQPDIVFFTGDLVNDRATEVESYIEVFKEIKAPMGVFSVLGNHDYGDYVPWNSKEERVENLKDLMNAHKRMGWDLLMDEHRILKKGNEEIALLGVQNWGKGENWPKYGKLNKAYSGTEKYPVKLLLSHDPSHWDAQVRPGYPDIDITFSGHTHGFQFGIEAAGIKWSPVQYKYKQWGGLYNEGNQYIYVNRGFGFIGFPGRMGMPPEITIMELSKA; encoded by the coding sequence ATGCGTAACCGGAATCTTAGTTTTTTGTCCATTGTTTTAATAATCTTTCTGGTTATAGATGCATATGTTTTTCAGGGTGTAAGAGTGTTAGTTCACTCTTACACTCCTTTAATTAAAAAGTTAATCTATGCATTTTACTGGGGCTTCACTCTCTTTACTTTAGCTGGTTTATTGTATTTTGCCGCCAGTCCGGAAAAGTGGACTAGATTAATGAAGGTCGTTTATTTCGGAAGTGTTGTAACAGTTTATTTTACGAAATTCATTTACTTTATTTTTCTGGTGCTTGATGATATTATCCGCCTCTTCAGATGGGTGTTTCAGAAAGTATCTTTATTATTTAATCACCAGCCACTGGCTTCAGGAGCAGAAATTAATAGATCAGACTTTTTATTAAAAGCAGGTCTTGCAGTCGCTGCAGTGCCTTTTTTCGGAATGCTTTATGGTATCGTTTTCGGCGCGCATGATTATCGTGTAAAGAGAATTAAGGTGAAACTGAAAAATCTTCCTTCTTCATTTGAGGGACTTAGAATTGCTCATATATCCGACATACATTCAGGAAGTTTTTATAATAAATCTGCCGTTAAAAGAGGTGTTAAATTATTGATGGATCAGCAACCGGATATAGTATTTTTTACCGGAGATCTTGTCAATGACAGAGCTACTGAGGTTGAAAGTTATATTGAAGTGTTTAAGGAAATCAAAGCTCCTATGGGCGTGTTTTCTGTACTTGGCAATCACGACTATGGAGACTATGTGCCATGGAACAGTAAGGAAGAAAGAGTAGAAAATCTTAAAGACCTGATGAATGCTCATAAGAGAATGGGATGGGACTTGTTGATGGATGAGCATAGAATTTTGAAGAAAGGTAATGAAGAGATAGCACTTCTTGGAGTGCAAAACTGGGGGAAAGGAGAGAACTGGCCAAAGTATGGCAAGTTGAATAAAGCTTATTCAGGAACAGAAAAATATCCGGTAAAACTTTTGCTTTCACACGATCCCAGCCATTGGGATGCTCAGGTAAGACCGGGCTATCCAGATATTGATATTACCTTTAGCGGACATACGCACGGTTTTCAATTCGGAATTGAAGCTGCCGGTATAAAATGGAGTCCTGTTCAATATAAATACAAACAATGGGGTGGGCTTTATAATGAAGGAAATCAATATATCTATGTCAACAGAGGATTTGGTTTCATTGGTTTCCCCGGAAGAATGGGGATGCCTCCGGAGATTACCATTATGGAACTTTCCAAAGCCTAG
- a CDS encoding TraB/GumN family protein, whose amino-acid sequence MTGNGLSKPSYLFGTMHLQDKRVYDFSDSVLVKLQECPSFAMEITPDSMLQYLFVEMDLDKDDTVNNIKAHLSAEEYDILNKKVIKETGLGIDKLTKKDAKSVAMLLSKPVPGKKDNATFLDAFLFKIASQQKKKLIGLEYSYEYNSLDSIDGKKNKWISDLKEIIYFDQVKEYSEKLISMYWAGDIQKIYALTGFTGSTTMDIRNTRMVDRMETNMKEMPVFTAVGAAHLPGQKGIIQLLRNKGYTVTPVQATFTGMAAKFKEKADENLWVNFTNEENGYAVDLPSNPFPNKSMTDKGINIYLYPDIASGLTYMTMTFFMPMEIKKGAESKMFKASIDNMLKEKNSKLLKSNVSTFNGYPSFDFEIYTPSDQMYSKGKMILRNKIYYMVFAGSYKRESLNGPDAEKYFKSFQFINFKNPGWKDYISQAGAYKVSVPFTMTEIKNDVDADSNQISIAMASDPNEELAFGASYVNFKRGFYIFDDSLYFASAVERMAASRGGSIDTIADIEIAGYPGKDFTVAVEGFFIRGRIVMRGSRPYTYFVIGDKKKVAGESSTNFLESFRFTDYDTTMLTPFKYKDDLVLNVPSEVSVDIDSSSYYFLKSFNQNFYFQDKNSGTSYSLMITHYPEYYYNSESDFFKEVTDLHAEKGDSVVSSKNVNIDGINGLELVVEKGKINTNVKVILLPSGQNVYQLYTQYPRLEKESRVQKEFFSSFHFSKPVKPTFYQSKAALLLKDITSEDSATRKEARKFLGHYKFEKQDLELLHAAVNRSYDDDTVSTVYSKVREELFEAIAGLNEKDSYGFIEKIYPSLDSLPELQIEALKVLLGSKSKEGYAVFEKLTAEKLPESQYSNNLFIALHDSLQLNAEFLPKVFKHLKYSGYRSDLLYLASNLIDSSKINPSYFEPYEKIIIELFKNDQANLTVGNSNNYYTLEENLISAAQLIKNFPENNSYINLLEDLSKHKNFNVSIESVKILLSISKKVDPSVIAKLASDRDYRIRLYNILKEREQLNLFPEKYLKQSYFAESDMSSVLSDDMIPEDLVLINTKVKKVEGVEGRYYLYKYSLLSDEGKEEWYVGVSGPHPVDKTQVVTEGERTNYYYQTLKSKSLSEHYKALLEENQYDLYD is encoded by the coding sequence GTGACAGGAAATGGCTTGTCTAAGCCTTCCTATCTTTTTGGCACCATGCACCTTCAGGATAAAAGAGTGTATGATTTCAGTGACTCTGTTCTGGTTAAGCTGCAGGAGTGTCCTTCTTTTGCAATGGAGATTACACCAGATTCTATGTTGCAGTACCTTTTTGTTGAAATGGATCTGGATAAAGACGATACAGTCAACAACATCAAAGCTCATCTCTCTGCAGAAGAATATGATATTCTGAATAAAAAAGTTATAAAAGAAACCGGTTTAGGAATAGATAAACTAACAAAGAAAGATGCAAAGTCCGTTGCAATGCTTTTAAGCAAACCAGTCCCAGGAAAGAAAGATAATGCAACCTTTTTGGATGCCTTTCTTTTTAAGATTGCTTCACAACAAAAGAAAAAACTTATAGGACTTGAATATTCATATGAATACAATTCACTTGACTCTATAGATGGCAAAAAGAATAAATGGATTTCTGACCTTAAGGAGATCATCTATTTTGACCAGGTAAAAGAATATTCTGAAAAGCTTATTAGTATGTACTGGGCTGGAGATATTCAGAAAATATATGCTTTAACCGGATTTACCGGGTCTACAACAATGGATATCAGGAATACTCGCATGGTCGACAGAATGGAAACGAATATGAAAGAAATGCCGGTATTTACTGCTGTTGGTGCAGCCCACCTTCCTGGTCAGAAAGGGATAATTCAGTTATTAAGAAACAAGGGGTATACTGTAACTCCTGTACAGGCAACATTCACAGGCATGGCCGCTAAGTTCAAAGAAAAAGCTGATGAGAATTTATGGGTTAACTTTACGAATGAAGAAAATGGATATGCAGTAGACCTTCCTTCCAATCCTTTCCCCAATAAAAGCATGACGGATAAAGGCATAAATATCTATCTCTATCCGGACATTGCAAGCGGTCTGACCTATATGACCATGACCTTCTTTATGCCTATGGAGATAAAGAAAGGTGCAGAATCAAAGATGTTTAAAGCATCCATTGATAATATGCTGAAGGAAAAGAATTCGAAGTTATTGAAAAGTAATGTTTCTACTTTCAATGGATATCCATCATTTGATTTTGAAATCTATACACCTTCAGATCAAATGTATTCTAAGGGTAAGATGATTTTAAGGAACAAAATTTATTATATGGTTTTCGCAGGATCTTATAAAAGAGAAAGCTTAAATGGTCCTGATGCTGAAAAGTATTTCAAATCATTTCAGTTTATCAATTTTAAAAATCCCGGATGGAAGGACTATATTTCTCAAGCAGGGGCATATAAAGTTTCTGTACCCTTTACAATGACAGAAATAAAGAATGACGTGGATGCAGATTCTAATCAAATTTCTATAGCTATGGCTTCTGATCCCAATGAAGAACTTGCATTCGGCGCTTCTTATGTCAATTTTAAAAGAGGATTTTACATATTTGATGATAGTCTGTATTTCGCTTCTGCTGTTGAAAGAATGGCTGCCAGCAGAGGTGGTAGTATTGATACAATTGCTGATATAGAAATAGCCGGCTACCCCGGTAAAGATTTTACAGTGGCTGTTGAAGGTTTTTTTATTAGAGGGAGAATAGTGATGAGGGGTTCAAGACCTTATACATATTTTGTAATCGGGGATAAAAAGAAAGTTGCAGGAGAGAGTTCAACAAATTTTCTGGAATCATTCAGATTTACAGATTATGATACTACCATGCTAACACCATTTAAATATAAAGATGATCTGGTGCTAAATGTTCCTTCTGAAGTGTCGGTAGATATTGATTCTTCCTCCTATTATTTTCTGAAAAGCTTTAATCAGAATTTTTATTTTCAGGATAAAAATTCAGGTACATCTTACAGTTTAATGATTACTCATTATCCTGAATATTATTACAATTCCGAATCAGATTTTTTTAAAGAAGTTACAGACCTTCATGCAGAAAAGGGTGATTCTGTTGTTAGCAGTAAAAATGTAAATATAGATGGTATAAATGGGTTGGAATTAGTGGTAGAAAAAGGGAAAATCAATACAAATGTGAAAGTAATCCTGTTGCCATCCGGACAAAATGTTTACCAGTTATATACTCAATATCCGCGATTAGAAAAGGAATCAAGAGTTCAAAAGGAATTCTTTTCTTCTTTTCATTTCTCTAAGCCGGTAAAGCCAACTTTTTACCAAAGCAAAGCTGCTCTGCTTTTAAAAGATATTACCTCTGAAGATTCTGCTACGAGAAAAGAAGCCCGTAAATTTTTAGGCCATTATAAATTTGAAAAACAAGACCTGGAACTGCTTCATGCTGCGGTTAATCGCTCTTATGACGATGATACCGTTAGCACGGTATACTCTAAAGTTAGAGAAGAACTTTTTGAGGCTATAGCAGGATTAAATGAAAAAGATAGTTATGGTTTTATAGAAAAGATTTATCCAAGTCTTGATAGCCTGCCAGAGCTCCAGATAGAAGCATTGAAAGTATTGCTTGGTTCAAAGTCGAAAGAAGGATATGCAGTATTTGAAAAGTTGACTGCTGAAAAACTTCCTGAAAGTCAGTATTCAAATAATCTTTTCATAGCATTGCATGATTCACTTCAATTGAATGCTGAATTTTTACCTAAAGTATTTAAGCATTTAAAATATTCAGGTTATAGGTCAGATCTGCTTTATCTGGCTTCAAATCTGATAGATAGCAGTAAGATAAATCCATCTTACTTCGAGCCTTATGAAAAAATAATTATAGAACTTTTCAAGAATGATCAGGCAAATTTAACAGTGGGCAATTCAAATAATTATTATACGCTGGAAGAGAATTTGATTTCAGCAGCTCAATTGATCAAGAACTTTCCTGAAAATAATTCTTACATAAATTTACTTGAAGATTTGTCAAAACATAAAAACTTTAATGTTTCAATAGAGTCTGTGAAAATACTTTTAAGTATATCAAAGAAGGTTGATCCTTCGGTGATTGCAAAACTTGCCTCTGATAGAGATTATAGGATCAGGCTTTATAATATTCTGAAAGAAAGAGAGCAATTAAATTTATTTCCTGAAAAGTATTTGAAACAAAGTTACTTTGCTGAAAGTGATATGTCATCTGTTCTTTCAGATGATATGATTCCAGAAGACCTTGTACTCATAAACACAAAAGTAAAAAAGGTAGAAGGAGTAGAAGGAAGGTATTATTTGTATAAGTATTCTTTACTTAGTGATGAAGGAAAAGAAGAGTGGTATGTTGGAGTGAGCGGTCCGCATCCGGTAGATAAGACACAGGTTGTAACAGAAGGAGAGAGGACTAATTATTATTACCAGACATTGAAAAGTAAATCTTTGTCAGAGCATTATAAAGCATTGCTTGAAGAGAATCAATACGATTTATATGACTAA
- a CDS encoding PA0069 family radical SAM protein, whose protein sequence is MAENTIKGRGAQINSKNPYLKDTYVTEHIEGLDEPLLSNKATTFLKEHPKKIVNKIDSPDLRGSYSMNPYQGCEHGCTYCYARNTHQYYGMSAGLDFERKIIMKMNAPTLLEKFFDHKDYTPEPIMLSGNTDCYQPVERKAGITRRILEVFLKYKNPVSIITKNSLILRDLDLLKELNDDNLVHVNISITSLDESLRQQLEPRTATSHQRLKAVEVLASNGIPVNVMVAPIIPSLNSTEIPEIIKEAAARGASSAAYTMVRLNGSIGEIFEDWITQAYPYRAEKVLNQIKECHGGTLNDSRFGTRMKGEGPIAEAIADLFHMSVQKYLGDRKMKPFNLAVFKRPEKGQLRLF, encoded by the coding sequence ATGGCAGAAAATACAATTAAGGGAAGAGGAGCTCAGATCAACTCCAAAAATCCCTATTTAAAAGATACCTACGTTACCGAGCATATTGAAGGATTGGATGAGCCTTTATTAAGTAATAAAGCCACTACTTTTCTAAAAGAACACCCCAAAAAAATCGTCAATAAAATAGATAGTCCTGATCTGAGAGGCTCATATTCCATGAATCCGTATCAGGGCTGTGAGCATGGCTGTACATATTGCTATGCCAGGAATACGCATCAATATTACGGGATGAGTGCAGGGCTTGACTTCGAAAGGAAGATTATCATGAAAATGAACGCCCCTACTCTGCTTGAAAAGTTTTTTGATCATAAAGATTATACTCCTGAACCTATTATGTTATCTGGTAATACGGACTGTTATCAGCCTGTAGAAAGAAAGGCAGGCATTACGCGCAGAATATTGGAGGTATTTCTCAAGTATAAAAATCCGGTCAGCATTATTACAAAAAACAGTCTTATACTCAGAGATCTTGATCTTTTAAAAGAGTTGAATGACGATAACCTTGTCCATGTAAATATATCTATTACATCGCTGGATGAATCTTTAAGACAACAATTGGAGCCAAGAACTGCAACATCACACCAAAGGCTTAAAGCTGTTGAAGTATTGGCTTCTAATGGAATTCCTGTAAATGTAATGGTAGCACCTATAATTCCTTCACTGAATAGCACAGAGATACCTGAAATTATTAAGGAAGCTGCTGCAAGAGGCGCCAGTTCTGCTGCTTATACAATGGTCAGACTTAATGGTTCAATAGGAGAAATATTTGAAGATTGGATAACACAAGCTTATCCTTATCGCGCAGAAAAGGTTCTAAACCAGATTAAAGAATGCCATGGAGGAACTTTGAATGATAGTAGATTCGGCACGAGAATGAAGGGCGAAGGACCTATTGCTGAAGCTATAGCAGACCTGTTTCACATGTCTGTGCAAAAATACCTGGGAGATCGGAAGATGAAGCCTTTTAACCTTGCTGTATTTAAAAGACCTGAAAAGGGTCAATTGAGATTATTCTAA
- a CDS encoding toxin-antitoxin system YwqK family antitoxin: MSQSIQAQISKEYYDEAKTKIKGEGLLENGQRQGIWKFYDESGILEAEMGYNHGSEDGTVKNFYSTGNLALEASYKAGKESGPWKEYYNNGKLKVEGNFTDGKQDGPWKEYYSNGQLSVDGTYKLDKKEGAWKEFYPDGQVKIDGALKDGKRTGLWKEYYDNGKLYYESVYKDDLENALTKKYYPSGIVQREGAFIDGKEEGEWKGYHENGKLASRSFYKDGKATGTWEEFFEDGQKASTGTYKDDLQDGNWKYYYEGGQLKVHEIWTMGKLTDVPGYYNEKGIGLSAGSFKNGNGTRLFYYTSGKLLAEIPYKNGLQDGVARSYYENGALKMELTFKTGKEDGVMTEFSENGKLSAETNWKDGKEDGLYKEFDEDGLPVALGYYKAGLEDSLWTEFHENGNILSQGYYINGQKEGDWMEFYDTDTLAAVGGYVNGKQEGVWKEYYSNGEIASEGSFEDGVKSGLWTSFFESGEKSMEGFFLNGLEDGLWKTFYESGAIESQGEYSAGLETGVWKEYYENGKLQSEGNYIGGQEDGTWKTYWSNGQLNEENQWSKGKLVNSGDVYSKDGKVIFKSGVKGGNGYSKSFNENGKLSAEGAFKNGLPEGKWKYYHNNGALKGEGEMKAGLRSGSWRFFTDASKLEAEGAYKDDELSGVWRYYEQGKIKDVRNYDVEGEDEDL; encoded by the coding sequence ATGTCACAAAGCATTCAAGCACAGATTTCTAAAGAGTATTACGATGAAGCGAAAACGAAAATTAAAGGAGAAGGTCTGCTGGAGAACGGACAAAGACAGGGCATCTGGAAGTTCTATGATGAAAGCGGAATTTTGGAAGCTGAAATGGGGTATAATCATGGAAGTGAAGATGGAACTGTAAAGAATTTTTATTCCACTGGAAATCTGGCTCTGGAAGCTTCCTACAAAGCGGGAAAAGAAAGTGGTCCATGGAAAGAATATTATAATAATGGGAAATTAAAGGTTGAAGGAAACTTCACAGATGGCAAACAAGACGGTCCCTGGAAAGAATACTATTCAAATGGCCAACTCTCTGTTGATGGTACTTATAAGCTGGATAAAAAAGAAGGAGCCTGGAAAGAGTTTTATCCTGATGGTCAGGTAAAAATTGACGGAGCTTTGAAAGATGGTAAAAGAACAGGACTCTGGAAAGAATACTATGATAATGGAAAGCTTTATTACGAATCAGTTTATAAAGATGATCTTGAAAATGCACTGACTAAAAAATACTATCCTTCAGGGATAGTACAAAGGGAAGGAGCTTTTATAGATGGTAAAGAAGAGGGTGAGTGGAAAGGCTACCATGAAAATGGTAAACTGGCTTCAAGAAGTTTTTATAAAGATGGAAAAGCTACAGGCACCTGGGAGGAGTTTTTTGAAGATGGACAAAAAGCATCTACAGGTACATATAAAGATGATTTACAGGATGGGAATTGGAAATATTACTATGAAGGAGGTCAGCTGAAAGTCCATGAAATCTGGACAATGGGAAAACTAACAGATGTTCCAGGATATTATAATGAAAAGGGGATTGGTCTGAGTGCCGGGTCTTTTAAAAATGGCAACGGAACAAGATTGTTTTATTATACCTCAGGAAAATTACTTGCAGAAATACCATACAAAAATGGGCTTCAGGATGGAGTTGCCAGATCATATTATGAAAATGGAGCACTGAAAATGGAACTGACATTCAAGACAGGCAAAGAAGATGGCGTTATGACAGAATTCTCTGAAAATGGAAAACTTTCAGCCGAGACTAACTGGAAAGATGGTAAAGAAGACGGGCTTTACAAAGAGTTTGATGAAGATGGCCTTCCTGTAGCGTTGGGATATTATAAAGCAGGGTTGGAAGATAGCCTGTGGACTGAGTTCCATGAAAATGGCAATATCCTTTCACAGGGGTATTACATCAATGGGCAAAAGGAAGGTGACTGGATGGAGTTTTATGATACAGACACCCTTGCCGCTGTAGGTGGATATGTAAATGGAAAACAGGAAGGTGTTTGGAAGGAATATTATAGCAATGGTGAAATAGCCAGCGAAGGTTCTTTTGAAGATGGCGTGAAATCAGGGCTTTGGACTAGTTTTTTTGAATCAGGGGAAAAATCAATGGAAGGTTTTTTCCTTAATGGATTGGAAGACGGGTTATGGAAAACTTTCTATGAAAGTGGTGCAATTGAATCTCAGGGAGAATACTCTGCTGGCCTTGAGACAGGAGTATGGAAAGAGTATTACGAGAATGGTAAATTACAATCTGAAGGGAATTATATAGGAGGACAGGAAGATGGAACATGGAAAACATATTGGAGCAATGGTCAGCTAAATGAGGAAAATCAGTGGTCTAAAGGTAAGCTGGTAAACTCTGGTGATGTTTATTCCAAAGATGGAAAAGTCATATTTAAAAGTGGAGTTAAAGGAGGAAATGGCTATTCAAAAAGCTTTAATGAAAACGGCAAGCTGTCTGCTGAAGGGGCATTTAAGAATGGATTGCCTGAAGGCAAATGGAAATATTATCATAACAATGGAGCTCTGAAAGGAGAAGGAGAAATGAAGGCAGGACTTCGTTCAGGTTCATGGAGGTTCTTTACGGATGCAAGCAAGCTTGAAGCTGAAGGGGCATACAAAGACGATGAGTTATCAGGAGTATGGAGATATTACGAACAAGGTAAGATAAAAGATGTGAGAAATTATGATGTGGAGGGGGAAGATGAAGATCTTTAA
- a CDS encoding J domain-containing protein, with amino-acid sequence MAVSFYEILEIPQSASQEDIRKAYRKKAKVWHPDVNKSPDAHTKFQMLNKAYETLADQHKRFIYDQRSNSNQHTHYHQHTNYQQSYAYGHSYAFQYNDPLEVYRQWAKMKKERAEKEAKLKYEEFLKNRETFRNSFIYYPTLLFIYLATALCVFIGLFVIGLCTFLIFKLHFVLLFVLSPFICAGVYFIKCTGDWYKEAKRYF; translated from the coding sequence ATGGCCGTTTCATTTTATGAAATTCTTGAAATTCCACAAAGCGCAAGCCAGGAAGACATAAGGAAGGCGTACAGAAAAAAAGCTAAAGTCTGGCACCCGGACGTAAACAAATCTCCCGATGCACACACTAAATTTCAAATGCTGAATAAAGCATATGAAACGCTTGCAGATCAGCACAAAAGGTTCATTTACGATCAAAGATCAAACTCCAACCAACACACTCATTATCACCAGCATACCAATTATCAACAAAGCTATGCTTATGGACATAGTTATGCTTTTCAATACAATGATCCTTTGGAAGTATACCGACAATGGGCTAAGATGAAAAAGGAACGTGCTGAAAAAGAGGCTAAGCTGAAATATGAAGAGTTCCTAAAAAACAGAGAAACATTCAGGAATTCCTTCATCTATTACCCAACATTGCTGTTTATTTACCTTGCAACTGCCCTCTGTGTTTTCATAGGGTTATTTGTGATTGGCCTTTGTACCTTTCTGATATTCAAACTTCATTTCGTTTTGCTATTCGTTTTATCTCCATTCATTTGCGCAGGTGTGTATTTCATTAAATGCACGGGGGATTGGTATAAGGAGGCGAAGAGATATTTTTAA